From one Coffea eugenioides isolate CCC68of chromosome 11, Ceug_1.0, whole genome shotgun sequence genomic stretch:
- the LOC113754518 gene encoding 39S ribosomal protein L47, mitochondrial-like, with product MSAIRAIGRTLFAAVKADTSSASSAAAAAASTARTKHNPLEDFFEADRSPDDDKPVVYGRGWKASELRLKSWDDLQKLWFVLLKEKNMLMTQRQMLHAQNLRFANPERISKVRKSMCRIKHVLTERAIEEPDPRRSAEMKRMINAL from the exons ATGTCTGCAATTAGAGCAATTGGTAGGACGCTTTTTGCTGCAGTCAAGGCTGACACTTCATCCGCATCTTCTGCAGCTGCAGCTGCTGCTTCCACTGCTAGGACTAAACATAACCCTCTTGAGGATTTCTTCGAGGCTGACAGAAGTCCAGATGATGACAAGCCTGTTGTATATG GTAGGGGCTGGAAAGCTTCTGAATTGCGCCTTAAATCATGGGATGATCTTCAGAAGTTATGGTTTGTTCTATTAAAGGAGAAAAACATGTTGATGACCCAACGCCAGATGCTTCATGCTCAGAACCTACGTTTTGCAAATCCAGAACGTATCTCCAAG GTAAGGAAATCGATGTGCCGAATAAAGCATGTACTGACTGAGAGAGCAATTGAAGAACCAGATCCAAGGAGGTCAGCGGAGATGAAAAGAATGATAAATGCTCTTTAA